In Actinomyces sp. zg-332, the following proteins share a genomic window:
- the folB gene encoding dihydroneopterin aldolase — protein MSFDKIHLKGVTAKGYHGFYDTERAVGQNFVVDVVMDVDCVNASVEDDLDKTVDYEKVGRAIVRAIEGEPVKLIETLAERIALVVLCFDNVIEVSVTVHKPQAPLDYEFKDVALSIVRNRSNLKISFENSAYFIKRVNFLEEEADKTLADNSVNLDVELEENTENTLLEETNSDVYSTQGIQTQTQATNDYEKELETDSVLDTVSNQSDTFEEPELKTDIIDVTQEGCNDYPPIFEPQKSSVILALGGNLGNPVELFQDVISDLDRSLGFDVLDVSPLVKTKAHTLNDEEQPDYYNCVLRGETFLRPSDLLGLVKEVEYYFGRREHAKWQARLIDIDIISYNNQKYEDEELTIPHKLAKQRAFVLYPWHLMENEAELDGEKVADLLEKTDDRDGILHTWEQWLGKSYAELENAGVENQYIQDEQLSDELVRILDDDIDVYTGDEIYEQNDSNAIGDVSEEITTIDGVDLQDNIHYESQENEYLDTSLDDSNFDADNLYSADTPDLEVFEGEEDNYGIAAGEQGVAVSDEEPISNSNSDDEINQILNTMEHTKVMNQLRTLFTNGVEDSDLLPQEEIHTHKETNIYSKSDDSGIESATQVVRIPIAQRMNKHVGNYESEVIDNSESTSKPATQKASIYEALRKKTFEEAMAVREPDAPYTFKPKWQSLEKGE, from the coding sequence AATGCTTCTGTTGAAGATGACTTGGATAAAACAGTTGACTACGAAAAAGTAGGTAGAGCTATAGTTCGTGCAATTGAGGGCGAACCTGTAAAACTCATTGAAACTCTTGCTGAACGAATTGCTTTAGTGGTCTTATGCTTTGATAACGTCATAGAGGTTAGTGTTACTGTACATAAACCACAAGCTCCTCTAGATTATGAGTTTAAAGACGTAGCTTTATCAATTGTGCGTAATAGATCTAATTTGAAGATTAGCTTTGAAAATAGTGCTTATTTTATAAAACGTGTTAACTTTTTAGAGGAAGAAGCTGATAAAACTTTAGCTGATAACTCTGTAAACCTTGACGTGGAACTTGAAGAAAATACTGAAAATACTCTTCTAGAAGAAACAAATTCTGATGTTTATTCTACTCAAGGGATACAAACTCAAACTCAAGCTACTAATGATTATGAAAAAGAGTTAGAAACTGATTCAGTCCTCGATACTGTAAGTAACCAGAGCGATACTTTTGAAGAACCTGAACTTAAGACTGATATTATTGATGTAACACAGGAGGGATGTAACGATTATCCACCAATTTTCGAACCTCAGAAATCTAGTGTTATTTTAGCTTTGGGTGGAAACTTAGGTAACCCTGTAGAACTATTTCAAGATGTGATTTCAGATTTAGATAGATCTTTAGGTTTTGATGTATTAGATGTATCTCCATTAGTTAAAACAAAAGCACATACATTAAATGATGAAGAACAGCCTGACTACTATAATTGTGTGCTACGAGGTGAAACTTTCTTGCGCCCTAGCGATTTATTGGGACTAGTTAAAGAAGTAGAATATTATTTCGGTAGACGTGAACACGCTAAATGGCAGGCACGTTTAATTGATATTGACATTATTAGCTACAACAACCAAAAATATGAGGACGAAGAATTAACTATCCCTCATAAACTAGCAAAACAGCGTGCTTTTGTATTATATCCATGGCATTTGATGGAAAATGAAGCTGAACTTGATGGTGAGAAAGTTGCTGATTTGCTCGAAAAAACTGATGACCGTGACGGTATTTTGCATACTTGGGAGCAGTGGCTTGGTAAGAGTTATGCTGAGCTTGAAAACGCTGGGGTAGAAAATCAGTATATACAGGACGAGCAGCTTTCTGACGAATTAGTTAGAATACTTGACGATGACATAGATGTTTATACTGGTGATGAAATCTATGAGCAAAACGATAGTAACGCTATAGGAGATGTTTCAGAAGAAATTACCACCATAGATGGTGTAGATTTGCAAGATAACATTCACTATGAATCTCAGGAAAACGAATATTTAGATACTAGCCTTGATGATTCAAATTTTGACGCTGATAATTTGTATTCTGCAGATACACCTGATTTAGAAGTATTTGAAGGCGAAGAAGATAATTACGGTATAGCCGCGGGAGAACAAGGCGTTGCTGTATCTGATGAGGAACCTATTTCTAACTCGAATTCAGATGACGAAATTAATCAAATACTTAATACAATGGAACATACAAAGGTTATGAATCAGTTACGCACTTTGTTTACAAATGGAGTTGAAGATTCTGATTTATTGCCTCAAGAAGAAATCCACACTCATAAAGAAACTAATATTTATAGTAAATCTGATGATAGTGGAATAGAATCTGCTACACAAGTAGTACGAATACCTATAGCTCAGCGTATGAATAAACATGTTGGAAATTATGAATCTGAAGTTATTGATAACTCTGAAAGCACCTCAAAACCTGCAACTCAAAAAGCTAGTATATACGAAGCCTTGAGGAAAAAAACTTTTGAGGAAGCAATGGCAGTTAGAGAGCCTGACGCGCCGTATACTTTCAAACCTAAGTGGCAGTCGCTTGAAAAAGGTGAATAA
- the disA gene encoding DNA integrity scanning diadenylate cyclase DisA, whose product MSQNNNTNLREILQSIAPGTEIREGLERIQLGKTGALIVLGYNENIEKICSDGIELDVELSPAILRELSKMDGAILVDTDTMRIRRANVQLLPDSTIPTKESGMRHRTAERTSKQTGIPVISISSSLKVITIHTADTRYTLEPPEVILTKATQALSTLEKYRTRLDQFMSGLSKYEITDQVFVKDIATALQRTEMIRRITDEIEGYLAELGRDGRLISLQLDDLLKGAAKERSTILKDYMAEESDIQIAEDYLSSLSSNDIIDLTVIARGLHFSMLDVVALDDPVHPRGYRIMGEIPRLPQTIVDSIVNHFSTLQNILNSGIEELQSIEGVGQFRAKRIREFLDIQIQNNPTHIH is encoded by the coding sequence ATGTCTCAAAACAACAACACAAATCTAAGAGAAATACTACAATCAATTGCTCCTGGCACAGAAATACGCGAAGGGTTAGAGCGTATCCAATTAGGCAAAACAGGGGCACTAATAGTATTAGGTTACAACGAGAACATAGAAAAAATATGTTCTGACGGAATAGAACTAGACGTAGAACTATCCCCTGCCATACTAAGAGAATTATCAAAAATGGACGGGGCAATACTAGTAGATACAGACACAATGAGGATTCGTCGAGCAAACGTTCAGCTACTACCCGACTCAACAATCCCAACAAAAGAATCAGGAATGCGTCACCGAACAGCAGAAAGAACATCAAAGCAAACAGGCATTCCAGTAATTTCAATAAGCTCCTCACTAAAAGTTATTACAATCCATACAGCTGACACCAGATATACCCTAGAGCCGCCAGAAGTCATATTGACAAAAGCAACACAAGCTTTATCTACTCTAGAAAAATACCGCACAAGACTCGATCAGTTCATGTCTGGACTATCAAAATACGAAATCACTGATCAAGTTTTCGTAAAAGACATAGCCACAGCTCTTCAACGCACAGAAATGATACGTCGCATAACTGACGAAATTGAAGGATATCTAGCTGAACTAGGTAGAGATGGCAGACTAATTTCCTTGCAGCTAGACGATTTGCTAAAAGGTGCCGCAAAGGAGAGAAGCACTATTCTGAAAGATTACATGGCTGAAGAAAGCGACATTCAGATTGCTGAGGACTATTTAAGCTCGTTATCTTCAAATGACATAATCGATCTGACAGTAATAGCACGAGGCCTACACTTTTCTATGTTAGACGTAGTCGCGCTAGATGACCCTGTTCACCCACGAGGATACAGAATTATGGGTGAAATACCTAGATTACCTCAAACAATAGTGGACTCAATCGTAAACCATTTCTCTACCCTGCAAAATATTTTGAACAGCGGAATAGAGGAGTTACAATCAATTGAAGGTGTAGGACAATTCAGAGCAAAACGTATACGTGAATTCTTAGATATACAAATACAAAACAATCCTACGCATATACATTAA
- a CDS encoding DUF3180 family protein gives MTKTKISSLVLAFTIFLISSFTFILSVIHSGFTPPLASWILPIFMLIFSGILALAGWKVRKYKSDKTVEVDQFKAAKLVIFAKTSSIGGACISGFTFAQTIIFIMYSESMFMQDMIIVSLASFLSCILFATTGIIVENWCIVDDGDDLNTSSTLNKKLSSNC, from the coding sequence ATGACTAAGACGAAGATTTCTTCCCTCGTGTTGGCATTTACGATATTTCTTATCTCGAGTTTTACATTTATCTTGAGTGTCATACATTCAGGTTTTACTCCGCCTTTGGCAAGCTGGATTTTACCTATATTTATGCTTATATTTTCAGGAATTCTTGCTTTAGCTGGCTGGAAAGTACGTAAGTATAAGAGTGATAAAACTGTGGAAGTAGATCAGTTTAAGGCTGCTAAGCTGGTTATTTTTGCTAAAACTTCATCTATTGGCGGAGCATGTATTTCAGGTTTTACTTTTGCTCAAACTATAATTTTCATTATGTACAGTGAATCCATGTTCATGCAAGATATGATAATTGTTTCTTTAGCAAGCTTTTTGTCATGTATCTTGTTTGCAACTACTGGTATTATCGTTGAGAATTGGTGCATTGTCGATGACGGTGACGACTTGAATACGAGTAGTACTTTAAATAAAAAGCTATCATCTAACTGTTAG